A single region of the Jatrophihabitans sp. GAS493 genome encodes:
- a CDS encoding acetoacetate decarboxylase family protein has translation MTAEYPAEPWHLVGQLHASVFLVPLAEVQEALTDAPSRGLPPGVHLVRLGGRCVVATAWVDYQPGGVLHYRELMSTLLVRSRWRLLPTITHIWVDSEQSRDGGKALWGIPKQLADFDFSDDSAEPAPAPARGRDFTAADESGAIAAGTIRPRRRLPVRVPVRFRVVQRLHGRAKVTPVRSRAGLGVAAATFTANPAGPLAFLAGRRPILTLTMHDFDMSFGG, from the coding sequence ATGACGGCTGAGTACCCGGCCGAGCCGTGGCATCTCGTCGGGCAACTGCACGCCTCGGTCTTCCTGGTCCCGCTGGCCGAAGTGCAGGAAGCTCTGACGGATGCACCGTCGCGGGGCCTGCCGCCGGGCGTGCACCTGGTTCGCCTCGGCGGCCGATGCGTGGTCGCAACGGCATGGGTCGACTACCAGCCCGGCGGCGTGCTCCACTACCGCGAATTGATGTCGACGCTCCTGGTGCGCAGCCGGTGGCGCCTGCTGCCGACGATCACCCATATCTGGGTGGACAGCGAGCAGTCGCGCGACGGCGGTAAGGCGCTGTGGGGAATCCCCAAGCAGCTGGCCGACTTCGACTTCTCCGACGATTCAGCTGAGCCTGCCCCGGCGCCCGCTCGGGGCCGGGACTTCACCGCGGCCGACGAGTCAGGCGCGATCGCCGCCGGCACCATCCGTCCGCGGCGACGGCTGCCGGTCCGCGTTCCAGTCCGGTTTCGGGTCGTTCAGCGGTTACATGGACGCGCCAAGGTCACGCCGGTTCGCTCGCGGGCCGGACTCGGTGTCGCCGCCGCCACCTTCACGGCGAACCCGGCCGGGCCGTTGGCGTTTCTGGCTGGCCGTCGACCCATCCTCACGCTGACCATGCACGACTTCGACATGAGCTTCGGCGGCTGA
- a CDS encoding GMC oxidoreductase yields MSDHYDVLVIGSGFGGSVSALRLTEKGYRVGVLEAGRRFADEDFPKTSWHVRDYIFAPRAGCYGFFRMTPLRDVLILTGAGVGGGSLGYANTLYQPPDSVFADRQWAHITDWRAELAPYYDQARRMLGVATYPGMTPSDRVMRDVATKLGFGETFQRADVGVFFGDTAAGDPPGSRPGVEVPDPYFGGVGPARRSCIHCGECMTGCRHNAKNTLVKNYLYLAEQAGAEVHPMTTVQTVRPRADGGYTVETHRTGRSRRGRRGQRRGQRRGQRRTFTADQVIFAAGALGTAKLLHTLRADGSLPLISDRVGKLTRTNSEAILAARSKVPPAGGGDYSRGVSITSSIHPDPSTHVEPVRYGKGSNLLSLMGAILIDGNAAGKARWRQAAVQMWRHRRELAGLHDPRHWSEQTIVLLVMQSLDNSITTSMRSRLGWRRLRSTPGEGEPNPSWIPAGHEVAREVAATIGGTPSGSLGDIINMPVTGHLIGGCVIGDSPSTGVVDAYQRLYGYTGLHVIDGSTVSVNLGVNPSLTITAQAERALSFWPNNGEDDLRAPLGTPYRRIAATTPRSPVVPEPAPGALRLPIFLPAAAPSAGEQS; encoded by the coding sequence GTGAGCGATCACTACGACGTCCTTGTCATCGGCTCGGGCTTCGGCGGGAGCGTCAGCGCGCTGCGTCTCACCGAGAAGGGGTACCGGGTCGGCGTCCTGGAAGCCGGCCGCCGATTCGCCGACGAGGACTTCCCGAAGACCTCCTGGCACGTACGGGACTACATCTTCGCTCCGCGGGCCGGCTGCTACGGGTTCTTCCGGATGACGCCGCTGCGCGACGTGCTCATCCTCACCGGCGCCGGCGTCGGTGGCGGCTCGCTCGGCTACGCGAACACCCTTTACCAACCGCCGGATTCGGTCTTCGCCGACCGGCAGTGGGCGCATATCACCGACTGGCGGGCTGAGCTGGCTCCCTACTACGACCAGGCCCGGCGGATGCTCGGCGTCGCCACCTATCCGGGGATGACCCCGTCGGATCGCGTGATGCGGGACGTCGCCACGAAGCTCGGCTTCGGCGAGACGTTCCAGCGGGCCGATGTCGGCGTCTTCTTCGGCGACACCGCTGCGGGCGACCCCCCCGGGTCCCGACCGGGTGTCGAGGTCCCCGACCCGTACTTCGGCGGGGTCGGGCCAGCCCGGCGCTCCTGCATCCACTGCGGTGAGTGCATGACCGGATGCCGGCACAATGCCAAGAACACGCTGGTGAAGAACTACCTCTACCTGGCCGAACAGGCCGGCGCCGAGGTTCATCCGATGACCACGGTCCAGACGGTTCGCCCGCGCGCCGATGGCGGCTATACGGTCGAGACGCATCGAACCGGGCGCAGTCGCCGTGGGCGTCGGGGCCAGCGAAGGGGCCAGCGAAGGGGCCAGCGCCGGACCTTCACCGCCGACCAGGTGATCTTCGCGGCCGGTGCGCTCGGAACGGCGAAGCTGCTGCACACCCTGCGGGCCGATGGCTCGCTGCCGTTGATCTCCGATCGGGTCGGCAAGCTCACCCGCACCAACTCCGAGGCCATCCTGGCCGCCCGCAGCAAGGTGCCACCGGCCGGCGGCGGGGACTACTCCCGCGGCGTCTCGATCACCTCCTCGATCCACCCCGACCCCTCGACCCACGTCGAGCCGGTGCGGTACGGGAAGGGCAGTAATCTACTGAGCCTCATGGGTGCGATCCTGATCGATGGGAACGCGGCCGGGAAGGCTCGCTGGCGGCAGGCCGCGGTACAGATGTGGCGTCACCGCCGCGAACTGGCCGGACTGCACGATCCGCGGCACTGGTCCGAGCAGACGATCGTGCTGCTCGTCATGCAGAGTCTCGACAACTCGATCACCACCTCGATGAGGTCCCGTCTGGGGTGGCGGCGACTGCGCAGCACACCGGGCGAGGGTGAGCCCAACCCCAGCTGGATCCCGGCCGGGCACGAGGTCGCCCGCGAGGTCGCCGCCACGATCGGCGGCACCCCCTCGGGCTCGCTCGGGGACATCATCAACATGCCGGTCACCGGTCATCTGATCGGCGGCTGCGTGATCGGCGATTCGCCGTCCACCGGGGTCGTCGACGCCTACCAGCGCCTCTACGGCTACACCGGCCTGCATGTCATCGACGGCTCGACCGTCTCGGTGAATCTGGGCGTCAACCCCTCGCTCACCATCACCGCCCAGGCCGAACGTGCGCTCTCGTTCTGGCCGAACAACGGGGAGGACGATCTGCGCGCTCCGCTCGGCACCCCTTACCGGCGAATCGCGGCCACCACGCCGCGGTCTCCGGTGGTGCCGGAGCCCGCGCCCGGCGCGCTGCGTCTGCCGATCTTCCTACCGGCCGCCGCCCCGAGCGCTGGGGAGCAGTCATGA
- a CDS encoding TetR/AcrR family transcriptional regulator yields the protein MPRSTWVNLDEQRRERVLLAAMSEFGRRGYSGGSLNVIAREAGVAKGSLFQYFEDKFDLFAHIAEHVSLSIYAALAPHLDRAEAEPGAGHGAGDGAGDAASDAFLETFTRLVEVWIDYMSSHPLERGVTAATNFELDPAIRLAVREPVHRLYAQALRPLFADAIARGELAEETDVDALLSITILLLPHLALAPFEPGLDSALVLYGTTKRVRTAHARRLVAVVISSASIGVAS from the coding sequence ATGCCAAGATCAACTTGGGTGAATCTCGATGAGCAGCGCCGCGAACGGGTGCTGCTGGCCGCCATGTCCGAGTTCGGGCGGCGGGGCTACTCGGGCGGCAGCCTCAACGTCATCGCCCGCGAGGCCGGGGTCGCGAAGGGCTCCCTCTTCCAGTACTTCGAGGACAAGTTCGACCTCTTCGCCCACATCGCCGAGCACGTGTCACTTAGCATCTACGCCGCTCTCGCCCCCCATCTCGACCGCGCGGAGGCCGAACCCGGAGCGGGCCACGGAGCTGGCGACGGAGCCGGCGATGCAGCGAGCGATGCATTTCTGGAGACCTTCACGCGACTGGTCGAGGTGTGGATCGACTACATGAGCTCACACCCGTTGGAGCGCGGAGTCACCGCAGCGACCAACTTCGAGCTCGACCCGGCGATCCGGCTGGCCGTCCGGGAGCCCGTTCATCGTCTCTACGCCCAGGCGCTGCGACCGCTCTTCGCCGATGCGATCGCCCGCGGAGAACTCGCCGAGGAGACCGACGTGGACGCCCTGCTGAGCATCACCATCCTGCTGCTCCCCCATCTCGCCCTGGCCCCGTTCGAGCCGGGGCTGGACTCCGCACTCGTCCTCTACGGCACCACCAAGCGGGTGCGGACGGCCCACGCGCGCCGCCTCGTCGCCGTCGTCATCTCATCGGCATCGATCGGAGTTGCGTCGTGA
- a CDS encoding NAD(P)-binding domain-containing protein — MNERVCIIGAGSSGIAAAQVLADRGIDFDCFEAGSEVGGNWRYLNDNGMSSSYRSLHINTSRQIMEYASYGMDDSYPTYPNHVQIARYFDEFVDHWGLRKYIQFRTEVTNVVPAAGGGWEVSTRPRGSAELTTEHYAAVIVANGHHWDARMPEPAFPGAETFTGEQTHSHYYKTFDGFEGKRVLVLGIGNSACDIAVETSKVSARTFLAMRRGAHVLPKYVFGIPTDHLTTSPLARIRIFPMQRTLLGLTVRLARGNVVDYGLPAPDHKIASAHPTISDDLLTRLGHGDITVKPNIERIDGDTVHFVDGTSEQIDRIVYCTGYKISFPFLDPQLITAPDNQIELYHRVVDPNHPGLYFVGLVQPLGAIMPLAEAQAGWVADLLDGTATLPSQGEMQKEISGYRRSIAKRYVASKRHTIQVDFLEHLREIKLERAAGARRHGQSRALIKDRTQVVRPLGNSA; from the coding sequence ATGAACGAACGGGTCTGCATCATCGGTGCAGGGTCATCCGGAATCGCGGCGGCGCAGGTTCTGGCCGATCGCGGGATCGACTTCGACTGCTTCGAGGCGGGCTCGGAGGTCGGCGGAAACTGGCGCTACCTCAACGACAACGGCATGTCCTCCTCCTACCGTTCGCTGCACATCAACACCTCGCGGCAGATCATGGAATATGCCTCGTACGGCATGGACGACAGTTACCCGACCTACCCCAATCACGTGCAGATCGCGCGGTACTTCGACGAGTTCGTCGACCACTGGGGACTGCGTAAATACATCCAGTTCCGCACCGAGGTGACCAATGTGGTGCCGGCCGCGGGCGGTGGCTGGGAGGTGAGCACCCGGCCGCGGGGAAGCGCGGAGCTGACTACCGAGCACTACGCCGCGGTGATCGTCGCCAACGGCCATCACTGGGACGCGCGGATGCCGGAGCCGGCCTTCCCCGGTGCCGAGACCTTCACTGGCGAGCAGACGCACTCGCACTACTACAAGACGTTCGATGGCTTCGAGGGGAAGCGGGTGCTCGTGCTGGGCATCGGCAACTCAGCCTGCGACATCGCCGTCGAGACCTCCAAGGTGTCGGCCCGGACGTTCCTGGCCATGCGCCGTGGCGCGCACGTGCTCCCCAAGTACGTCTTCGGCATCCCGACCGACCACCTCACCACCTCGCCCCTGGCCCGGATCCGGATCTTTCCGATGCAGCGGACGCTGCTGGGACTGACCGTCCGGCTGGCTCGCGGGAATGTCGTCGACTACGGTCTGCCGGCCCCGGACCACAAGATCGCGTCGGCCCACCCGACCATCTCCGACGACCTGCTCACCCGACTCGGTCACGGAGACATCACAGTGAAGCCGAACATCGAACGGATCGACGGAGACACTGTGCACTTCGTCGATGGAACGTCCGAGCAGATCGACCGGATCGTCTACTGCACCGGATACAAGATCAGCTTCCCGTTCCTCGACCCGCAGCTGATCACCGCGCCCGACAACCAGATCGAGCTCTACCACCGGGTGGTCGATCCGAACCATCCCGGGCTCTACTTCGTGGGGCTGGTGCAGCCGCTGGGCGCGATCATGCCGCTGGCCGAGGCGCAGGCGGGCTGGGTGGCCGATCTCCTCGACGGCACCGCGACGCTCCCCAGCCAGGGCGAGATGCAGAAGGAGATCAGCGGTTACCGCCGCTCGATCGCGAAGCGCTACGTCGCCTCCAAGCGGCACACCATCCAGGTCGACTTCCTGGAGCACCTGCGCGAGATCAAGTTGGAACGGGCAGCGGGAGCCCGGCGGCACGGCCAGTCACGGGCCCTGATCAAGGATCGGACACAGGTGGTACGTCCGCTCGGAAATTCTGCATAA
- a CDS encoding carbohydrate kinase family protein, producing the protein MTAQYLRRQAEQGVLVAVGDLVEDIVVWRTRDVHPGTDNEAAIFRSRGGSAANVAFFAADLVPSRFIGCVGEDAAATMLVAELTDRGVDVRVQRRGRTGTIVVLVDADGERTMYPDRAAAGQLQEVSDMWLVSAGCLHVPAYCFATEPTAGSVRRLIDSARRRGVPVSIDASSTGMITDYGVERFRQLLDSVQPQLLFANADEAALLDLANDRFSGTLTVVKDGPRPTAVRPVFGDELLVPVPPLAGVRDSTGAGDAFAAGFLSAWLGHSDLAECARFGHALARSVLLTPGAQSSSPVG; encoded by the coding sequence ATGACCGCGCAATATCTCCGACGGCAGGCCGAGCAAGGGGTCCTGGTAGCCGTCGGCGACCTCGTCGAGGACATCGTGGTCTGGCGTACCCGCGACGTTCACCCCGGCACCGACAATGAGGCGGCCATCTTCCGCTCGCGCGGTGGTAGCGCCGCGAATGTCGCTTTTTTTGCGGCTGATCTGGTCCCGTCCCGCTTCATCGGCTGTGTCGGTGAGGACGCGGCGGCAACCATGCTGGTCGCCGAGCTGACCGATCGGGGCGTCGACGTACGGGTCCAGCGTCGAGGGCGCACCGGCACCATCGTGGTGCTCGTCGACGCCGACGGTGAGCGCACCATGTACCCGGATCGGGCGGCCGCCGGTCAGCTGCAGGAGGTCTCGGACATGTGGCTGGTCTCAGCCGGTTGCCTGCACGTCCCCGCCTACTGCTTCGCCACCGAGCCGACTGCGGGCTCGGTGCGCCGCCTCATCGACTCGGCCCGCCGGCGCGGTGTGCCGGTCTCGATCGACGCCTCGTCGACCGGGATGATCACCGACTACGGCGTCGAGCGTTTCCGTCAGCTGCTGGACTCGGTGCAGCCTCAGTTGCTCTTCGCCAACGCCGACGAAGCGGCGCTGCTCGACCTGGCCAACGATCGTTTCAGCGGCACCCTCACGGTGGTGAAGGACGGCCCCCGACCGACGGCCGTCCGCCCGGTCTTCGGCGACGAGCTGCTCGTTCCGGTCCCGCCGCTGGCCGGGGTGCGCGACTCGACGGGCGCCGGTGACGCCTTCGCGGCGGGCTTCCTCAGTGCCTGGCTGGGGCACAGCGACCTGGCCGAGTGTGCCCGCTTCGGCCATGCGCTGGCCCGCTCGGTGCTACTCACTCCGGGGGCCCAGTCGAGCAGCCCGGTGGGCTGA
- a CDS encoding pseudouridine-5'-phosphate glycosidase, giving the protein MTEQAAHLPATALRVSEAVATALAEGRPIVAMESTIFSSLGLPSPANLEALRRCEAAVTAAGALPAVTAILDGQARIGLEPGEELRVLAGTRKVAERDIAVALAERIEVGVTTVSASVALAHAVGIEVFATGGIGGVHRQAEITGDISADLDALANHPVVTVCAGAKAFLDLPRTLEYLEAAGVPVLGWQHDWFPAFYTRSSGLPVPHRVESAAVVARVLRNRIRARSGVLLTVPVPEADELDAEHLAGALEAALADSAAQGITGAAVTPFILGRIGEATAGASVPANLALAENNARVAALVAIELAG; this is encoded by the coding sequence ATGACTGAACAAGCTGCGCACCTTCCGGCGACGGCGTTACGGGTCTCGGAGGCAGTGGCGACGGCGCTGGCCGAGGGGCGTCCGATCGTGGCGATGGAGTCGACCATCTTCTCCAGCCTCGGCCTCCCCTCGCCGGCCAATCTGGAGGCGCTGCGGCGCTGTGAGGCGGCGGTGACGGCGGCCGGTGCGCTCCCCGCGGTCACCGCGATCCTCGACGGCCAGGCCCGCATCGGGCTCGAACCCGGTGAGGAACTGCGCGTGCTGGCCGGCACCCGGAAGGTGGCCGAACGAGATATCGCGGTGGCCCTGGCCGAGCGGATCGAGGTCGGCGTCACCACGGTCTCGGCCTCGGTGGCGCTGGCCCACGCCGTCGGGATAGAGGTCTTCGCCACCGGCGGGATCGGCGGAGTGCACCGGCAGGCCGAGATCACCGGGGACATCTCGGCCGACCTCGATGCCCTGGCCAACCATCCCGTCGTCACGGTCTGCGCCGGCGCGAAGGCCTTCCTGGACCTACCGCGAACCCTGGAGTACCTGGAGGCGGCCGGCGTTCCGGTGCTCGGCTGGCAGCACGACTGGTTCCCGGCGTTCTACACCCGCTCCAGCGGGCTGCCGGTGCCGCACCGGGTCGAGTCGGCCGCAGTGGTGGCGAGGGTGCTGCGAAATCGGATCCGGGCGCGCAGCGGTGTGCTGCTGACCGTGCCGGTCCCGGAGGCCGACGAGCTCGACGCCGAGCATCTCGCCGGTGCCCTGGAGGCGGCGCTGGCCGACTCTGCGGCGCAGGGCATCACCGGCGCCGCGGTCACCCCGTTCATCCTCGGCCGCATCGGTGAAGCGACGGCCGGCGCGAGCGTGCCGGCCAACCTGGCGCTGGCCGAGAACAACGCTCGGGTGGCCGCACTGGTCGCGATCGAGTTGGCGGGCTGA
- a CDS encoding mechanosensitive ion channel domain-containing protein, translated as MRWHRGRAKQMLPPATIDALRTLESRVRPDFRRSVVFGVLAVCALILNATLGGVHDETLHVRLISWGCAALVAIFGVLGTRSAANEVSRVSDARAGASAAAALRVGVLLVGFLFTFTAVINVLEIDAGRFLVGGGFTAIILGIAGQQVLGNLVAGLVLLFSRPYVPGERVRIHSGALGGPHDGVVTTVGLLYTMVVTADGPLNIPNGALLAAAVGPITEEEMASAAREREAAAATETEPKTQTQPEQHPQALPGDGSPPGSQVL; from the coding sequence ATGAGGTGGCATCGGGGACGGGCCAAGCAAATGCTCCCGCCGGCGACGATAGATGCCCTGCGCACCCTGGAGTCGCGGGTCCGCCCCGATTTCCGGCGTAGCGTCGTCTTCGGCGTCCTGGCGGTCTGCGCGCTGATCCTCAACGCGACCCTCGGCGGTGTGCACGACGAAACGCTGCACGTCCGCCTGATCTCCTGGGGCTGCGCCGCGCTGGTGGCGATCTTCGGTGTGCTGGGCACCCGCAGCGCGGCCAATGAGGTCTCCCGGGTCAGCGACGCCCGAGCCGGAGCGTCGGCGGCGGCGGCCCTGCGCGTCGGCGTGCTGCTGGTCGGCTTCCTCTTCACCTTCACCGCGGTCATCAACGTGCTCGAGATCGATGCCGGACGGTTCCTGGTCGGCGGCGGCTTCACCGCGATCATCCTCGGCATCGCCGGACAGCAGGTCCTCGGGAATCTGGTCGCCGGGCTGGTGCTGCTCTTCTCCCGCCCGTACGTACCGGGCGAGCGGGTGCGGATCCACTCGGGCGCGCTCGGCGGCCCGCATGATGGGGTGGTCACCACTGTCGGCCTCCTGTACACGATGGTGGTCACCGCTGACGGCCCGCTCAACATCCCCAACGGCGCTCTGCTCGCGGCGGCCGTCGGACCGATCACCGAGGAGGAGATGGCCAGTGCGGCCCGGGAGCGAGAGGCGGCCGCCGCCACCGAGACCGAACCCAAGACCCAGACGCAGCCGGAGCAGCACCCGCAAGCGCTCCCCGGCGACGGCTCGCCGCCCGGAAGCCAGGTTCTCTAG
- a CDS encoding HAD family hydrolase yields MTDEHGSGQREADVGGDVGGDVEGDVGGRYRGVLFDFSATLFYIESSEAATTAAGLDPARWAKRLHDGGALNGSSGPEQIPLHLQDVWARRDLSLAAHREAYSGMSRHTGLSADEAARLYERGVSVAAWRPYPETLAVLTRLKALGIPTAMVSNIGWDPRPVLSTHGALGLIDELVLSYEVGVMKPDPEIFRIACAHLGVTPAHCVMVGDNPHADGGSTAIGCPFVFVEPDPALRAADALRQAAGICC; encoded by the coding sequence GTGACGGACGAGCACGGCAGCGGCCAGCGCGAGGCCGATGTCGGAGGCGATGTCGGAGGCGACGTCGAAGGCGACGTCGGGGGCCGTTACCGGGGTGTCCTCTTCGACTTCTCGGCCACGCTCTTCTACATCGAATCGTCCGAGGCGGCCACCACGGCGGCGGGGCTGGACCCGGCTCGATGGGCCAAGCGCCTGCACGACGGTGGCGCTCTGAACGGAAGCAGCGGCCCGGAGCAGATACCCCTACATTTGCAGGACGTCTGGGCTCGCCGGGACCTCTCATTGGCCGCCCACCGGGAGGCCTACTCCGGGATGAGCCGGCATACCGGGCTCTCGGCCGACGAAGCGGCGCGCCTCTACGAACGGGGCGTCAGCGTGGCCGCCTGGCGACCCTATCCGGAGACTTTGGCGGTCTTGACGCGCCTGAAGGCCCTGGGGATTCCGACGGCCATGGTGAGCAACATCGGCTGGGACCCGCGCCCGGTGCTATCCACCCACGGCGCCCTCGGCCTCATCGATGAACTCGTCCTCTCTTATGAGGTAGGTGTGATGAAGCCCGATCCGGAGATCTTCCGGATCGCCTGCGCGCACCTGGGCGTCACGCCCGCGCACTGCGTGATGGTCGGTGACAACCCACACGCCGACGGCGGGTCGACTGCGATTGGCTGCCCGTTTGTCTTCGTCGAGCCCGACCCGGCGCTGCGTGCCGCCGACGCCCTGCGGCAGGCCGCCGGGATTTGCTGCTAG
- a CDS encoding phosphocholine-specific phospholipase C, whose amino-acid sequence MSGVSRRNFLGGAAAAAGAVAASQLPGAGTADAATVPSADPAAKRGHRGSIKDVKHVVILMQENRSFDHYYGSLGGVRGFADRQALTYPRGGDVFAQPDLARLGTSTLSPFHMDTTRFNAQEASDLDHSWLGTHAAWNGGAWDGWVGAKGEETMGYFTRADIPWQYALADAFTICDQYFCSIQGPTTPNRLYLWTGTIDPQGQAGGPAISNPDDYLPVYNWKTYPERLQQAGVSWQVYANDEVGDGDDGWLGDYGDNPLWLFQAYHDALASSDPKVRQLADRASLRTEWKPDSGQGQNVDHVLQQFIDDCASGSLPTVSWVVAPYGYCEHPRARPADGANYTNRVLRALWENPKLWESTAVLINFDENDGFFDHIPAPFAGPGTPGEIVDGLPIGLGPRVPMTVVSPWSRGGWVNSQTHDHTSVIRFLEQVTGVREPNISDWRRAVCGDLTSCFDFDSFDPSIPKLPDTAELVAEADREKSLPAVAIPALGGQPAPITELGGRKSRTLGYRADGNLSVDTKTGQVTATVTNLGSLALPLSVYSTHRVPFVATPLLVRPGESASYPNETLLSGLRYDLALHGPDGFLRTFAGAVTLVLPHAGAIPGASVRLPKTATDAVLIRLENRGRAGERFTIRSNDHGPRKVTVLVTGGGHSELTWPTVEGRYDFTITADTDPHFAYRYAGRIGVR is encoded by the coding sequence ATGAGCGGCGTGTCGCGACGAAACTTCCTGGGCGGCGCGGCCGCCGCGGCCGGTGCGGTGGCGGCGAGCCAACTGCCCGGAGCCGGCACGGCCGACGCGGCGACCGTGCCGTCAGCCGATCCCGCCGCGAAACGCGGTCACCGGGGCAGCATCAAGGACGTCAAGCATGTGGTGATCCTGATGCAGGAGAACCGCTCCTTCGACCATTACTACGGATCACTCGGCGGTGTCCGCGGCTTCGCCGACCGCCAGGCACTCACCTACCCCCGCGGCGGCGACGTCTTCGCCCAACCCGACCTGGCCCGCCTCGGCACCTCCACGCTGAGCCCATTCCACATGGACACCACCAGGTTCAACGCCCAGGAGGCCAGCGACCTCGACCACAGCTGGCTGGGGACGCACGCGGCCTGGAACGGCGGGGCCTGGGACGGGTGGGTCGGCGCGAAGGGCGAGGAGACCATGGGCTACTTCACCCGGGCCGACATTCCCTGGCAGTACGCGCTGGCCGACGCCTTCACCATCTGCGATCAGTACTTCTGCTCCATCCAGGGCCCGACGACACCGAACCGGCTCTACCTCTGGACCGGGACGATCGACCCGCAGGGTCAGGCCGGGGGTCCGGCGATCTCCAACCCGGACGACTACCTGCCGGTCTACAACTGGAAGACCTATCCGGAGCGGCTGCAGCAGGCCGGTGTCAGCTGGCAGGTCTACGCCAATGACGAGGTCGGCGACGGGGACGACGGCTGGCTGGGCGACTACGGCGACAACCCGCTCTGGCTCTTCCAGGCCTACCATGACGCGCTCGCCTCGTCCGACCCGAAGGTCCGCCAGCTCGCCGATCGGGCCAGCCTGCGTACCGAATGGAAGCCGGACTCCGGTCAAGGCCAGAACGTCGACCATGTTCTGCAGCAATTCATTGACGATTGCGCCAGCGGTTCGCTACCGACCGTCTCCTGGGTGGTGGCCCCGTACGGGTACTGCGAGCACCCGCGGGCTCGCCCGGCCGACGGGGCGAACTACACCAACCGGGTGCTCAGGGCTCTGTGGGAGAACCCGAAGCTCTGGGAGTCCACCGCCGTGCTCATCAACTTCGACGAGAATGACGGGTTCTTCGACCACATCCCGGCCCCCTTCGCGGGGCCCGGTACCCCAGGCGAGATCGTCGACGGACTTCCGATCGGGCTCGGTCCCCGGGTGCCGATGACCGTCGTCTCGCCGTGGAGTCGCGGCGGCTGGGTCAACTCCCAGACGCACGACCACACCTCGGTGATCCGCTTCCTTGAACAAGTGACGGGAGTCCGCGAACCGAATATCTCCGACTGGCGCCGCGCCGTCTGTGGTGACCTCACCAGCTGCTTCGACTTCGACTCCTTCGACCCCAGCATTCCCAAGCTGCCCGACACCGCCGAACTGGTGGCCGAGGCGGACCGGGAGAAATCCCTTCCGGCGGTGGCCATCCCGGCACTGGGAGGCCAGCCGGCGCCGATCACCGAACTGGGCGGGCGGAAGTCCCGGACGCTCGGGTACCGGGCCGACGGGAACCTGAGCGTCGACACCAAGACCGGCCAGGTAACCGCCACCGTCACCAACCTCGGCTCGCTGGCGCTACCGCTGTCGGTCTACTCCACGCACCGCGTCCCGTTCGTGGCGACGCCGCTGCTGGTCCGACCCGGTGAGAGCGCGAGCTACCCGAACGAGACGCTGCTCAGTGGGCTGCGCTACGACCTGGCGCTGCACGGCCCCGATGGCTTCCTGCGCACCTTCGCGGGGGCGGTCACCCTGGTCCTTCCACACGCCGGGGCAATCCCGGGGGCGTCGGTGAGGCTGCCGAAGACGGCCACTGACGCCGTGCTCATCCGGCTGGAGAACCGCGGACGGGCCGGGGAACGCTTCACCATCCGCTCGAACGACCACGGACCGCGAAAGGTCACCGTGCTGGTAACCGGCGGCGGACACAGCGAGTTGACCTGGCCGACGGTCGAGGGGCGTTATGACTTCACCATCACCGCCGACACCGACCCGCACTTCGCCTACCGCTATGCGGGGCGAATCGGGGTCCGCTGA
- a CDS encoding GNAT family N-acetyltransferase, translating to MDDSVISTEDPRTPDIRALLERHLAFANLHSPPEDVHALNVEALLDPSISFFALRRAGALLGVGALRQFNAHEGELKSMHVAAEARGEGAGRRILNHLLGVARERGLRRVSLETGTMAAFDAARSLYESAGFVPCGPFSDYPLSSNSAYLTLTLEVD from the coding sequence GTGGATGACAGCGTGATCTCGACCGAAGACCCCCGGACGCCCGACATTCGCGCCCTGCTGGAGCGCCATCTTGCCTTCGCCAACCTGCACAGCCCGCCCGAAGACGTCCATGCGCTGAACGTCGAGGCGCTGCTGGATCCGAGCATCTCCTTCTTCGCGCTGCGGCGAGCCGGCGCGCTGCTCGGGGTGGGTGCGCTGCGGCAATTCAACGCCCATGAGGGCGAGTTGAAGTCGATGCACGTGGCGGCGGAGGCTCGGGGGGAGGGCGCCGGGCGAAGAATACTCAATCATTTGCTGGGAGTTGCGCGAGAGCGCGGGCTGCGTCGGGTCAGCCTGGAGACCGGCACGATGGCCGCCTTCGACGCGGCGCGCTCACTCTATGAGAGTGCCGGGTTCGTGCCGTGTGGACCGTTCAGTGACTATCCGCTGAGCTCGAACAGTGCCTACCTGACGCTGACGCTGGAGGTCGACTAG